A genome region from Triticum aestivum cultivar Chinese Spring chromosome 2B, IWGSC CS RefSeq v2.1, whole genome shotgun sequence includes the following:
- the LOC123040105 gene encoding uncharacterized acetyltransferase At3g50280-like → MEDGGVQIISRRMVKPEYQKSSPPPEPETVHLTPWDLRRITMGYSQNGVLLPKPPAGMHAVEHLASSFARALGRFHPLAGRFAVAPAGSADSLTISLRCGDEGAEFVHAAAPGVAVADISGPLRVIPRVVWSFFPLNGMLSTDAAADPSRPLLASQVTELADGVFVGMSLSHAAADWTTFWDLFNTWSEISRNKSDISTAAPPLERWFPDGCPVPIPLPFTKVQDMATPFEYPPVQECSIHFSPESIKKLKAKANAEMAGTATATAPISSLQAVLAHLWRAVCRARVLGPDVEAKLTLPVGCRARVKGIPESYMGNALTSGVARHPVGEILGEGRLGRTAWLVNRAVASVDEASVRAELAAWPRNPSFSHVGVDGRDGDPAAVMMSGSPRFDVYGNDFGWGRPVGVRTGPGDKEDGLITVFEAGGEAGGMELEVCLPADVLARLVADEELMSTSV, encoded by the coding sequence ATGGAAGACGGCGGTGTGCAGATCATCTCCCGGCGCATGGTCAAGCCGGAGTATCAAAAGAGCTCACCACCGCCGGAGCCTGAGACCGTCCACCTGACGCCATGGGATCTCCGGCGGATCACCATGGGCTACAGCCAGAACGGCGTCCTCCTGCCCAAGCCTCCGGCCGGCATGCACGCCGTCGAACACCTCGCGTCGTCCTTCGCGCGCGCCTTGGGCCGCTTCCACCCCCTTGCCGGCCGCTTTGCCGTCGCGCCAGCGGGCAGCGCCGACAGCCTGACGATCTCGCTCCGCTGCGGCGACGAAGGCGCCGAGTTCGTCCACGCCGCGGCGCCCGGGGTCGCCGTGGCCGACATCTCCGGCCCGCTCCGCGTCATCCCGCGCGTCGTCTGGTCCTTCTTCCCTCTCAACGGGATGCTCAGCACGGACGCGGCCGCTGACCCCAGCCGGCCGCTCCTGGCCTCGCAGGTCACCGAGCTCGCCGACGGCGTCTTCGTCGGCATGTCGCTCAGCCACGCGGCCGCCGACTGGACGACGTTCTGGGACCTCTTCAACACGTGGTCGGAGATCAGCCGAAACAAGAGTGACATATCCACAGCGGCGCCGCCACTCGAGAGGTGGTTCCCCGACGGCTGCCCCGTGCCGATCCCTCTTCCCTTCACCAAGGTGCAGGACATGGCGACGCCTTTCGAGTACCCGCCGGTGCAGGAATGCTCGATCCATTTCTCCCCGGAGAGCATAAAGAAGCTGAAGGCGAAGGCGAACGCCGAGATGGCCggcacggccacggccacggcccccATCTCCTCGCTGCAGGCCGTGCTCGCGCACCTATGGCGAGCGGTGTGCCGCGCCCGGGTGCTGGGGCCGGACGTGGAGGCGAAGCTCACGCTCCCCGTGGGATGCCGGGCGCGGGTGAAGGGCATTCCGGAGTCTTACATGGGCAACGCCTTGACAAGTGGAGTAGCCAGGCACCCCGTCGGCGAGATCCTGGGCGAAGGCCGGCTGGGCCGGACGGCGTGGCTCGTGAACCGCGCCGTGGCGTCGGTCGACGAGGCGAGCGTGAGGGCCGAGCTCGCGGCTTGGCCTCGAAACCCCAGCTTCAGCCACGTGGGCGTGGATGGCCGCGATGGGGATCCTGCGGCGGTGATGATGAGCGGCTCGCCGCGGTTCGACGTGTATGGCAACGACTTTGGGTGGGGCAGGCCGGTGGGCGTCCGGACTGGGCCGGGGGACAAGGAGGACGGGCTGATCACGGTTTTCGAGGCCGGCGGAGAGGCCGGCGGCATGGAACTGGAGGTGTGCCTCCCTGCTGATGTGCTCGCCAGGCTCGTCGCCGACGAAGAGCTGATGAGCACGTCCGTCTAG
- the LOC123043237 gene encoding arginase 1, mitochondrial has product MGGAAAATGAARWIQRLSAARISTEALERGQSRVIDASLTLIRERAKLKGELLRAMGGVKASATLLGVPLGHNSSFLQGPAFAPPRIREAIWCGSTNSSTEEGKELNDPRVLTDVGDVPIQEIRDCGVEDDRLMHVISESVKTVMDEDPLRPLVLGGDHSISYPVVRAVSEKLGGPVDILHLDAHPDIYDCFEGNTYSHASSFARIMEGGYARRLLQVGLRSITKEGREQGKRFGVEQYEMRTFSRDREKLENLKLGEGVKGVYVSVDVDCLDPAFAPGVSHIEPGGLSFRDVLNILQNLQGDVVAGDVVEFNPQRDTVDGMTAMVAAKLVRELSAKISK; this is encoded by the exons atgggcggcgcggcggcggcgacgggcgccgCCAGGTGGATCCAGCGGCTGAGCGCGGCCAGGATCTCGACGGAGGCGCTGGAGCGGGGCCAGAGCCGCGTCATCGACGCCTCCCTCACCCTCATCCGCGAGCGCGCCAAGCTCAAG GGCGAGCTGCTGCGTGCTATGGGCGGTGTCAAAGCTTCTGCAACACTCTTAGGAGTACCCCTTGGGCACAACTCGTCTTTCTTGCAGGGGCCTGCGTTTGCTCCTCCTCGCATAAGGGAGGCCATTTGGTGTGGAAGCACCAACTCTAGCACAGAAGAAG GCAAGGAATTAAATGATCCAAGGGTGCTAACTGATGTCGGTGATGTCCCCATACAAGAGATTCGTGACTGTGGTGTTGAAGATGACAGATTGATGCATGTAATCAGCGAGTCTGTCAAAACAGTAATGGACGAA GATCCTCTTCGGCCGTTGGTCTTAGGAGGCGATCACTCGATATCTTATCCAGTTGTTAGGGCTGTGTCTGAAAAGCTTGGCGGACCTGTTGACATTCTTCATCTTGACGCACATCCAGATATCTATGACTGTTTTGAAGGCAACACTTACTCACACGCTTCTTCATTTGCAAGAATAATGGAAGGAGGTTATGCGAGGCGACTTTTGCAG GTTGGACTTAGATCAATTACCAAAGAAGGACGTGAGCAAGGGAAGAGATTTGGTGTGGAACAGTATGAGATGCGCACCTTCTCCAGAGATCGGGAGAAGCTTGAGAATCTG AAACTTGGGGAAGGTGTGAAGGGGGTGTATGTCTCCGTTGACGTGGACTGCCTCGACCCCGCATTCGCTCCTGGCGTGTCTCATATCGAGCCGGGAGGCCTCTCATTTCGCGACGTGCTCAACATCCTCCAGAATCTGCAAGGCGATGTCGTCGCCGGAGATGTGGTGGAGTTCAACCCGCAGCGCGACACGGTCGACGGGATGACGGCTATGGTCGCCGCGAAGCTGGTCCGGGAGCTGAGCGCCAAGATCTCAAAATGA